A genomic segment from Bradyrhizobium diazoefficiens USDA 110 encodes:
- a CDS encoding 3'-5' exonuclease: MLQHTTDLAALAEALSRSSDYRVLRRLVPRIPLSRPAGQETRTGILLDTETTGLDHRKDEIIELGMVKFDYTPDGRIVGVRDTFAAFDEPSAPIPPEITAITGITDEMVAGQRIDDAAVSAFVDDAVITIAHNSGFDRKFAERYWPVFEHKAWGCSATEIDWREHGFAGAQLGYLLNGTGFFHQAHRAVDDCHALLEVLDFVLPTTGAPALALLLETARRPTLRVWAEQTAFELKDSLKRRGYRWNDGSDGRPKSWFIDVNESGLDDEIAFLRAEIYMREVEPSVQRLTAFTRFSCRA; encoded by the coding sequence ATGCTTCAACACACGACCGATCTCGCGGCCTTGGCCGAGGCACTCAGCCGATCGTCGGACTATCGGGTGCTGCGCCGCCTGGTCCCGCGCATACCGTTGTCCCGGCCAGCGGGGCAGGAAACCAGGACAGGCATCCTGCTCGACACAGAGACGACCGGCCTCGATCATCGTAAGGACGAGATCATCGAGCTTGGGATGGTCAAGTTCGACTACACGCCGGACGGTCGGATCGTCGGCGTCAGGGATACGTTCGCCGCCTTCGACGAACCTTCCGCCCCCATCCCGCCCGAGATAACCGCGATTACTGGCATCACCGACGAGATGGTCGCCGGCCAGCGGATCGACGATGCTGCCGTCTCCGCGTTCGTCGACGACGCGGTCATCACGATCGCGCATAACAGTGGTTTCGACCGGAAGTTCGCGGAGCGCTATTGGCCGGTCTTCGAGCACAAGGCCTGGGGCTGCAGCGCGACCGAAATCGACTGGCGTGAGCACGGCTTCGCAGGCGCGCAACTCGGCTATCTGCTGAACGGGACCGGCTTCTTCCACCAGGCGCACCGCGCCGTCGATGACTGCCACGCACTGCTGGAGGTCCTGGACTTCGTACTGCCGACGACCGGTGCGCCGGCGCTCGCGCTTCTGCTCGAGACCGCCCGCAGGCCGACGCTGCGGGTCTGGGCGGAGCAGACCGCGTTCGAGCTCAAGGACTCGCTGAAGCGGCGCGGCTATCGCTGGAACGACGGCAGCGACGGCAGACCCAAGTCCTGGTTCATAGATGTCAACGAGAGCGGTCTGGACGACGAGATCGCCTTCCTGCGAGCCGAGATCTACATGCGCGAGGTCGAGCCAAGCGTACAGCGCCTGACCGCATTCACCCGGTTTTCCTGCCGGGCATAG
- a CDS encoding methyltransferase domain-containing protein, with amino-acid sequence MTVHDHWQMDASAPELYERYLVPAITSVWADDLLDRIDPAKGECVLDVACGTGVVARRLAERGHVGRLVGIDLNGAMLAVARAKSSDVEWTEGSALDLPFATRSFDVVLCQLGLQFFPDRPQALREMARVLKPSGRLGLSVYSAIEHTPAANAFVQALDGFLGPESSRTKRAEHLTCNADEVGNWVRQAGFDRVGVETVTKQIGFPSALDYVRFQLTATPMAALLTREDDAGRERTIAAIADDVAARLDPSILANGRLTFPQESFVVVASLR; translated from the coding sequence ATGACAGTTCACGATCATTGGCAGATGGATGCCAGCGCTCCCGAATTGTATGAGCGGTATCTCGTCCCCGCCATCACGTCGGTCTGGGCCGATGATCTGCTCGATCGCATCGACCCGGCAAAGGGAGAATGCGTCCTGGACGTGGCGTGCGGGACCGGCGTCGTGGCGCGCCGGCTGGCCGAGCGCGGCCACGTCGGAAGGCTGGTCGGCATAGACCTCAACGGGGCCATGCTGGCCGTAGCCCGGGCGAAATCCAGCGACGTGGAGTGGACCGAGGGCAGCGCGCTGGATTTGCCCTTCGCAACGCGCAGCTTCGATGTCGTGCTCTGCCAACTCGGACTGCAATTCTTTCCTGACCGACCGCAGGCGCTCCGAGAGATGGCTCGCGTCCTCAAGCCGTCCGGACGCCTCGGGCTCAGCGTCTACAGCGCAATCGAGCACACTCCGGCCGCGAACGCTTTCGTGCAGGCGCTGGATGGGTTTCTCGGGCCAGAGTCCTCGCGGACCAAACGTGCCGAGCATCTTACGTGCAATGCCGACGAGGTGGGCAATTGGGTGCGCCAGGCGGGCTTCGACCGTGTGGGTGTCGAGACCGTGACCAAGCAGATCGGCTTTCCATCGGCGCTCGACTACGTTCGCTTCCAGCTCACGGCGACCCCGATGGCCGCACTGTTGACGAGAGAGGACGACGCCGGACGTGAGCGCACGATCGCGGCTATCGCCGACGACGTGGCGGCCCGTCTGGATCCCTCGATACTCGCGAACGGCAGGCTGACGTTTCCACAGGAGTCCTTCGTGGTTGTCGCATCGCTGCGCTGA
- a CDS encoding DUF3606 domain-containing protein gives MAAAKKTARGRKQDRARVAKGQDYEVRYEAKKTGRSASAVKKAVKKVGNSRKRVEKRLGR, from the coding sequence ATGGCGGCAGCGAAGAAGACAGCGCGTGGACGCAAGCAGGACCGGGCGCGCGTCGCCAAGGGACAGGACTACGAAGTCCGCTACGAAGCGAAGAAGACCGGCCGCTCGGCATCGGCCGTGAAGAAGGCCGTCAAGAAGGTCGGCAATAGCCGCAAGCGGGTCGAGAAGCGGTTGGGACGCTGA
- the ligD gene encoding non-homologous end-joining DNA ligase encodes MAFHRRKPAAVGVKAPFPGFVEPALASSIEKVPSGARWIHEIKFDGYRVQVQLANEAVRVFTRRGHDWTNRFKKVADDAWHIKAGSAIVDGEIVVPAADGTTDFSVLQNELKGKSTSIVLVAFDLLYLNGRDLRKLPLFQRKTELKKIIDGTEIQFSESFELEGADIFAHACKIGLEGIVSKVRDSAYASGRGNNWVKKTCAQRETLTIAGYALDEGKWDGIYLGRRKGDDLVYAGKVDHGFDKVSAAELQKRLKPLIRKTQPYAKRIAHKGIWVEPKLLAEVEYRAKSAEGKVRHPFFKGLREDL; translated from the coding sequence GTGGCGTTTCATCGACGTAAACCGGCGGCGGTCGGCGTGAAGGCGCCGTTCCCCGGCTTCGTAGAACCGGCCTTGGCATCATCGATCGAGAAGGTGCCGTCCGGGGCGCGATGGATTCACGAAATCAAGTTCGATGGCTACCGGGTCCAGGTCCAGCTGGCGAACGAAGCCGTGAGGGTATTCACCCGCCGCGGCCACGACTGGACCAACCGCTTCAAGAAGGTCGCCGACGACGCCTGGCACATCAAGGCGGGGTCGGCGATCGTGGACGGTGAAATCGTGGTCCCCGCCGCGGACGGCACGACGGACTTCTCGGTCCTTCAGAACGAACTGAAAGGCAAGTCGACCAGCATCGTACTGGTCGCCTTCGATCTCCTGTACCTGAACGGCCGCGACCTCCGGAAGCTGCCGCTCTTCCAGCGCAAGACCGAACTCAAGAAGATCATCGACGGCACCGAGATCCAGTTCAGCGAAAGCTTCGAGCTTGAAGGTGCCGACATATTCGCACACGCCTGCAAGATCGGGCTCGAGGGCATCGTTTCGAAGGTACGCGACAGCGCATACGCCAGCGGCCGCGGCAACAACTGGGTGAAGAAGACCTGCGCGCAGCGGGAGACCCTGACGATTGCCGGCTACGCGCTCGACGAGGGGAAATGGGACGGCATATACCTCGGACGGCGAAAGGGCGACGACCTCGTCTACGCAGGCAAGGTCGACCACGGCTTCGACAAGGTTTCGGCTGCCGAGTTGCAGAAGCGTCTGAAGCCGCTGATCCGGAAGACCCAACCCTACGCGAAGCGGATCGCACACAAGGGCATCTGGGTCGAGCCGAAGCTGTTGGCCGAGGTCGAATACAGGGCCAAGTCCGCCGAAGGAAAGGTCCGGCATCCGTTCTTCAAGGGACTGCGAGAAGATCTTTGA
- a CDS encoding GlsB/YeaQ/YmgE family stress response membrane protein, translating into MGIIWTIIIGFIAGVIAKFITPGGNEPTGFVLTTILGIVGAFVATYLGQGLGWYRPGEGAGLVGAVIGAIIVLFVYGLMAGRSGRAI; encoded by the coding sequence ATGGGCATCATCTGGACGATCATCATCGGTTTCATCGCAGGAGTCATCGCGAAATTCATCACGCCCGGCGGCAACGAGCCGACTGGTTTCGTTCTGACCACGATCCTTGGAATCGTGGGAGCGTTCGTGGCGACCTATCTCGGTCAGGGGCTCGGCTGGTATCGGCCTGGCGAAGGAGCGGGGCTGGTCGGCGCCGTCATCGGCGCGATCATCGTACTTTTCGTCTATGGGCTGATGGCGGGCAGGAGCGGCCGGGCTATCTAG
- a CDS encoding YidB family protein gives MSRGMPSMTALLGMLALAGYQNRDKLAEMFRNATTGQPAAGNKDSLSSMLGNLGGLVGGGGVGSLLNGGIGELLEHFKQNGQGDAAQSWVDHGPNREVTPPELKQAIGPDVLQKLEQQTGLSQQEILDRLSRELPTAVDKYTPDGRVPSPSAG, from the coding sequence ATGAGCCGCGGAATGCCATCGATGACCGCCCTCTTGGGCATGCTCGCTCTCGCCGGTTACCAGAATCGGGACAAGCTGGCGGAGATGTTTCGCAACGCGACCACCGGGCAGCCGGCGGCAGGCAACAAGGATTCGCTAAGCAGCATGCTCGGCAACTTGGGCGGCCTCGTCGGCGGCGGTGGCGTGGGTTCGCTGCTCAACGGCGGGATCGGCGAACTTCTCGAGCACTTCAAACAGAACGGTCAGGGTGACGCCGCGCAGTCCTGGGTCGATCACGGGCCGAACCGGGAGGTCACGCCGCCCGAACTTAAGCAGGCGATCGGTCCGGATGTCCTGCAGAAGCTGGAACAGCAGACTGGACTGTCGCAGCAGGAGATACTCGACCGCTTGTCCCGCGAGCTGCCGACTGCCGTGGACAAATACACGCCCGATGGACGCGTTCCTTCTCCGTCGGCTGGTTAA
- a CDS encoding PepSY domain-containing protein — MNKKVLLLLTAASLLTGPSFAQNPPATDRPNNNAVNSSGQNNSDKPVSGANSFTEGQVKSKIEQAGYTDVTGLKKDDNGVWRGKASKGGTSTNVSLDFQGNVNAAK, encoded by the coding sequence ATGAACAAGAAAGTTCTTCTGCTGCTGACGGCCGCTTCGCTTCTGACGGGTCCGTCGTTCGCGCAAAATCCGCCGGCGACCGACCGCCCGAACAACAACGCGGTCAACAGTTCCGGCCAGAACAATTCCGACAAACCGGTTTCGGGGGCCAACAGCTTCACCGAGGGCCAGGTCAAATCGAAGATCGAGCAGGCCGGTTACACCGACGTCACGGGCCTGAAGAAGGACGACAACGGCGTGTGGCGCGGCAAGGCCAGCAAGGGCGGCACATCGACAAACGTCAGCCTGGATTTTCAGGGCAACGTCAACGCGGCCAAGTAA
- a CDS encoding DNA polymerase/3'-5' exonuclease PolX, producing MPSLDARDVASLLREYAQRTALRGGNPYRAKAYSRAADSLAALAVPLDVLIAEDRLTEIPGVGDAITDIITKLHITGSHPSLEKLRKEIPEGVLEMLAVPGLRSEKVLRLYKDLGIASLAELEAAVKDDRIKKAKGLGAALQTKILQNLAIAKSGEGRLHLHRAAALLEHARDSIRNARPELKRATFAGDFRRGCELVGDLAIVAEAAKPDKTSTPPADGLQIRVSDRKHFGAALLFATGSATHIEQLQALAAEKRMRLEPDGLHKGRTLIASEEAEIYRALGLPFIDPELREGRGEIETALKGKLPMLVTDQDLRGILHCHTDASDGTETLETMAKATRQRGFEYFGVADHSKSAHYAGGLSVEEIAQQHREADRLNKRFGKDFRILKGIESDILADGSLDYDDDVLERFDFVVASIHGRFKLDRKAQTQRLLGAISDPHTTIIGHMTGRQLQRRPGYEIDVEKVLRACAKHDVVVEINAHPWRLDLDWRWHQAALDFGCMLSINPDAHSIPELDHMHWGVLMARKGGVPAERVLNAMSLSEITRYLRQKRRSLSRAA from the coding sequence ATGCCTTCGCTCGACGCGCGCGATGTGGCAAGTCTCCTGCGAGAGTACGCGCAGCGCACCGCCTTGCGAGGCGGCAATCCCTACCGGGCGAAAGCCTACTCTCGGGCCGCCGACAGCCTGGCGGCTCTTGCCGTCCCTCTGGACGTGCTCATCGCCGAAGACCGGCTTACGGAGATCCCGGGGGTCGGCGACGCGATAACCGACATCATCACCAAGCTTCACATAACGGGCAGTCATCCCAGCCTCGAAAAGCTGCGGAAGGAGATTCCCGAGGGCGTGCTCGAGATGCTCGCTGTGCCCGGCCTTCGTTCGGAGAAGGTGCTGCGCCTCTACAAGGATCTCGGCATCGCTTCGCTCGCGGAATTGGAAGCCGCTGTCAAGGACGACCGCATCAAGAAGGCAAAAGGACTCGGCGCCGCGCTGCAGACCAAGATCCTGCAGAACCTAGCGATCGCCAAAAGTGGAGAAGGTCGCCTTCACTTGCACCGTGCCGCCGCCTTGCTCGAGCACGCGCGTGATTCCATCCGGAATGCCCGGCCCGAACTCAAGCGCGCGACGTTCGCCGGTGATTTCCGTCGAGGCTGCGAACTCGTCGGCGACCTCGCAATCGTTGCGGAGGCGGCCAAGCCGGACAAGACATCGACGCCACCGGCCGACGGGCTGCAAATCCGAGTATCTGACCGCAAGCACTTCGGCGCTGCTCTCCTCTTCGCGACAGGCTCCGCCACTCATATCGAACAACTCCAAGCTTTGGCTGCGGAAAAGAGGATGCGATTGGAGCCCGACGGCTTGCACAAGGGGCGCACCCTAATCGCCAGCGAGGAGGCGGAGATCTACCGCGCCCTCGGTCTGCCCTTCATCGACCCTGAACTCCGGGAAGGGCGCGGCGAGATCGAGACGGCTCTGAAAGGCAAGCTTCCAATGCTCGTCACCGATCAGGACCTGCGCGGCATCCTTCACTGCCACACCGATGCCTCCGACGGCACCGAGACCCTGGAGACCATGGCGAAGGCGACGCGCCAGCGAGGCTTCGAGTATTTCGGCGTCGCCGACCATTCCAAGTCTGCCCACTATGCGGGCGGTCTCTCCGTCGAGGAGATCGCGCAGCAGCACCGGGAAGCCGACCGGCTGAACAAGCGCTTCGGCAAGGATTTCCGGATTCTGAAAGGCATCGAGTCCGACATTCTGGCCGACGGCTCGCTCGACTATGACGACGACGTGCTGGAGCGCTTCGACTTCGTGGTGGCCAGCATCCACGGTCGCTTCAAGTTGGATCGCAAGGCGCAGACGCAGCGCCTGCTTGGGGCTATTTCCGATCCCCACACGACCATCATCGGCCACATGACCGGGCGACAGCTCCAGCGGCGGCCGGGCTACGAAATCGACGTCGAGAAGGTGCTGCGTGCTTGCGCGAAGCACGATGTCGTCGTCGAAATCAATGCCCATCCATGGCGGCTCGACCTGGACTGGCGCTGGCACCAGGCGGCCCTCGACTTCGGCTGCATGCTGAGCATCAATCCGGACGCGCACTCGATTCCCGAGCTCGACCACATGCACTGGGGCGTCCTGATGGCCCGCAAGGGTGGTGTCCCCGCCGAGCGGGTCCTGAACGCGATGTCGCTTTCAGAGATCACGCGCTACCTACGCCAGAAGCGGCGCTCGCTCTCGCGGGCGGCCTGA
- a CDS encoding DUF2171 domain-containing protein, producing MTDISKIKEHMDVISSDRKMVGKVDHLDGTDKIKLTKQSSPDGQHHHFIPLSWVDHVDQHVHLNKTGADITSHWQHAQS from the coding sequence ATGACAGACATTTCTAAGATCAAGGAACACATGGACGTGATTTCGTCGGATAGGAAGATGGTCGGAAAAGTCGATCATCTGGACGGAACCGATAAGATCAAGCTGACGAAGCAGAGTTCGCCGGACGGTCAGCATCATCACTTCATTCCGCTCTCATGGGTCGATCACGTCGATCAGCACGTGCATCTCAATAAGACAGGCGCCGACATCACCTCACACTGGCAGCACGCTCAAAGCTGA
- the ligD gene encoding non-homologous end-joining DNA ligase translates to MGRTSSLPKRLQPMLATLTDDPFDDPAWVFEDKYDGFRMIAEIRDGRAALYSRNGKLISRSYTEVAAALEMVKGDAVIDGELVAIGKDGVSHFQLLQNALRHEAKLLYFAFDLMFANGEDLRKRPLLERKERLKTILPRHGLIGFSRHRKGKGRKFFAEAERGGLEGIMAKRIDGAYASGSRTPDWLKIKTAKRQEVVIVGFTAPRRTRPFFGALVLAVREKESWRYIGHVGTGFSHQTLAELHSRLTRLQVAKSPFPAKVKDETVTTWVRPFLVAEVKFAEWTTKGELRQPVYLGLRSDKQAKDVVREQERLRSM, encoded by the coding sequence ATGGGCCGCACGTCGAGTTTGCCGAAACGCCTGCAGCCGATGCTCGCGACCTTGACAGATGATCCGTTCGACGATCCCGCCTGGGTCTTCGAAGACAAATACGACGGCTTCCGTATGATTGCCGAAATCAGGGACGGCAGGGCCGCTCTCTACAGCCGCAACGGCAAGCTTATCAGCCGCAGCTATACCGAGGTGGCCGCAGCGCTCGAGATGGTGAAGGGCGACGCGGTGATCGATGGCGAGTTGGTCGCGATCGGAAAAGACGGAGTATCTCATTTCCAGTTGCTTCAGAATGCCCTCCGCCATGAAGCGAAGCTGCTGTATTTCGCCTTCGATCTCATGTTCGCGAATGGAGAAGATCTGCGGAAGCGGCCTCTCCTCGAACGCAAGGAGCGGCTCAAAACCATTCTGCCGCGCCACGGGCTGATCGGTTTTAGCCGCCACCGCAAGGGGAAGGGCAGGAAGTTCTTCGCTGAGGCCGAGCGCGGTGGGCTCGAAGGCATCATGGCGAAGCGCATCGACGGTGCATACGCGTCCGGAAGCCGGACTCCGGACTGGCTCAAGATCAAGACCGCGAAGCGCCAGGAGGTCGTCATCGTCGGCTTCACGGCGCCAAGGCGCACCAGGCCTTTCTTCGGTGCCTTAGTTCTTGCTGTCAGGGAGAAGGAGTCCTGGCGGTACATCGGGCATGTGGGAACGGGCTTCAGTCACCAAACGTTGGCGGAGCTTCACTCCAGGCTAACCCGGCTCCAAGTGGCGAAGTCGCCTTTTCCTGCGAAAGTGAAGGATGAGACAGTCACGACCTGGGTGAGACCTTTCTTGGTAGCCGAGGTAAAGTTCGCAGAGTGGACCACCAAGGGTGAACTGCGCCAGCCCGTCTACCTAGGCCTCAGATCCGACAAACAGGCGAAAGACGTCGTGCGCGAACAAGAGCGGCTTCGCTCGATGTGA
- a CDS encoding phage holin family protein, translating into MSIEHDIETGKSDLSNISGLVGDALVQVTKLFQNEVDLAKAELGEKVQRLGKAFGLLAGGAVLVIPAIVMALFALASALINGGWSPTFAYLTSAIVAAAISGALFAMGIKRLDARSLAPRETIRQLEKDKDTVKGMMR; encoded by the coding sequence ATGAGCATCGAGCACGACATCGAAACGGGGAAAAGCGATCTTAGCAACATTTCGGGCCTTGTCGGAGATGCGCTGGTTCAGGTCACGAAGCTTTTCCAGAATGAGGTCGACCTGGCGAAGGCCGAACTTGGCGAAAAGGTGCAAAGGCTCGGCAAAGCATTTGGACTTTTGGCCGGGGGCGCCGTCCTTGTCATCCCGGCCATCGTCATGGCGTTGTTCGCCCTGGCATCCGCGTTGATCAACGGGGGGTGGTCGCCAACATTTGCCTACCTGACTTCCGCGATTGTCGCCGCTGCCATATCGGGCGCTTTGTTTGCCATGGGCATCAAGCGGCTGGACGCGCGCAGCCTGGCTCCGCGGGAGACCATAAGGCAGCTTGAAAAGGACAAAGATACCGTGAAGGGAATGATGCGATGA
- a CDS encoding carbohydrate porin, with product MSVVMLLAAGAAAQEDKKTDDDKPADPDTGESTVEEKTLGILPNPLQKYGVKFAATYIGEAFGNATGGLKQGAIYEGRLNLAVDVDLQKLVGIDKLTFHANMFQIHGDGLSRSNLQNFFVVSGIEALPSTRLYEAYFEKQWGAKKVSLKVGQLAADSEFFNTKYTDVFTNASMGWPAITSLDLPSGGPSPPLAAMGARLLVNVTDQLSLLGGIFDGDQAGPGSGDPQQRNRYGVNFRVNDPPLLLGQIQYAWNNKKGDPNLTGQVKLGGWRHFGSFADQQLASNGVSFAAPGTSAEPLLLAGDIGGWAVFEQQIYRVPHSDDRGIGLFARAAGAPADRNLIDLYADAGLEFIGLRDDRPDDKFGIAAGYAHVSKRAQALDADYRTLVNPSWPIRSFEGLLTAVYQYQIRDGWTVQPNFQYIVHPGGGATLPVGPLAGKILKNASVFGLRTTLKF from the coding sequence ATGTCGGTAGTCATGCTCCTGGCAGCTGGCGCCGCGGCCCAGGAGGACAAGAAGACCGACGACGACAAGCCGGCCGATCCGGACACGGGTGAGAGCACCGTGGAGGAAAAGACGCTCGGCATTCTGCCCAATCCGCTGCAGAAGTACGGCGTGAAGTTCGCGGCCACTTACATAGGCGAGGCGTTTGGTAACGCTACCGGCGGCCTGAAACAGGGCGCTATCTACGAAGGTCGCCTCAACCTCGCGGTGGATGTCGACCTGCAGAAGCTCGTCGGCATCGACAAGCTCACTTTTCACGCCAACATGTTCCAGATCCATGGCGACGGTCTATCGCGCAGTAATCTTCAGAACTTCTTCGTCGTCAGCGGCATCGAGGCCTTGCCGTCGACGCGACTTTACGAAGCCTATTTCGAGAAGCAATGGGGCGCAAAGAAAGTCTCGTTGAAAGTCGGCCAGCTTGCCGCCGACAGCGAATTCTTCAACACCAAATATACTGACGTGTTCACCAACGCCTCGATGGGTTGGCCCGCGATCACCTCGCTCGATCTTCCCAGCGGCGGACCATCGCCACCTTTGGCGGCTATGGGCGCAAGGCTGCTGGTCAACGTAACTGACCAACTTTCGCTTCTGGGCGGGATCTTCGACGGCGACCAAGCCGGACCCGGCTCAGGCGACCCGCAGCAGCGCAATCGCTACGGCGTGAATTTTCGCGTCAACGATCCGCCGTTGCTTCTAGGTCAAATCCAGTACGCCTGGAACAACAAGAAGGGCGACCCGAACCTGACCGGCCAGGTCAAGTTGGGCGGCTGGCGCCATTTCGGCTCTTTCGCCGATCAACAGCTCGCGTCTAATGGCGTCTCGTTCGCCGCTCCCGGCACTAGCGCGGAGCCTCTATTGCTGGCAGGAGATATCGGTGGCTGGGCAGTGTTCGAGCAACAGATCTACCGGGTGCCTCACAGCGACGATCGTGGGATCGGTCTCTTCGCAAGGGCCGCTGGCGCGCCCGCCGATCGCAACCTGATCGATCTCTACGCCGATGCCGGCCTCGAGTTCATCGGCCTTCGCGACGACCGGCCCGACGACAAATTCGGGATCGCCGCGGGTTATGCGCATGTCTCAAAACGGGCGCAGGCGCTCGACGCCGACTACCGGACGTTGGTCAATCCAAGCTGGCCGATCCGAAGCTTCGAAGGATTGCTGACGGCCGTCTATCAGTATCAGATCAGGGATGGCTGGACGGTACAGCCGAACTTTCAATACATCGTCCACCCCGGCGGTGGAGCAACATTACCCGTCGGCCCGCTGGCGGGGAAGATTCTCAAGAACGCTTCGGTGTTCGGCCTCAGGACCACACTCAAGTTCTAA
- a CDS encoding NRAMP family divalent metal transporter yields MDAAIEPKVQRRKTFRVRNFLSTLGPGLITGASDDDPSGIGTYSQAGAQLGFGIGWTMLLSYPLMAAIQEISGRIGRVTGHGIAGNVCRNFGAAWVWSLVGLLFVANTINIAADLGAMADALKLLIGGPGIAYVVLFGTLSVLAQIFFNYDRYVSVLKWLTLSLFAYVIALAVVKVPWEEALKGVLIPRVSWDAAFLTTLVAILGTTISPYLFVWQSSQEAEEQRIDADKKPLKKDSSDAPEEFRRIRLDTMIGMAFSNLIALSIIVTTAATLHAQGKTDIESSAQAAEALKPIAGPFAELIFALGIVGTGLLAIPVLAGSTAYAIGEGRRWKVGLSRKPKEAIAFYSVLALSGFCGIGLNFTPIDPIKALYWSAVVNGVLAAPVMVLLMVLVRRPKVMGKLVVTGPLYWLGWAATAAMALCIVGMVATMFMGSSS; encoded by the coding sequence ATGGATGCGGCGATCGAACCGAAGGTTCAGAGGCGAAAGACGTTCCGCGTCCGCAACTTTCTCTCGACGCTGGGACCAGGCCTCATCACCGGCGCGTCCGACGATGATCCGTCCGGGATAGGCACCTACAGCCAGGCCGGCGCGCAGCTTGGGTTCGGCATCGGTTGGACCATGCTGCTCTCTTACCCCCTCATGGCTGCGATCCAGGAGATCTCCGGACGGATAGGGCGAGTGACCGGCCACGGCATCGCGGGGAATGTATGCCGGAACTTCGGCGCAGCTTGGGTCTGGAGTCTGGTGGGACTGCTTTTCGTCGCCAATACGATCAACATCGCCGCCGATCTCGGCGCGATGGCGGACGCGCTGAAGCTTTTGATCGGAGGTCCCGGCATCGCCTACGTGGTGCTGTTCGGCACTCTGTCGGTCCTCGCCCAAATCTTCTTCAATTACGACCGGTACGTGTCCGTGCTGAAGTGGTTGACGCTTAGCTTGTTCGCCTACGTGATCGCTCTCGCCGTCGTAAAGGTGCCTTGGGAGGAGGCGCTGAAGGGCGTCCTAATCCCCCGCGTAAGCTGGGACGCTGCGTTTTTGACGACGCTCGTCGCCATTCTCGGCACGACGATATCGCCTTATCTCTTCGTCTGGCAGTCGTCGCAAGAAGCCGAGGAGCAGCGAATCGACGCCGACAAGAAGCCTTTAAAGAAGGATTCGTCTGACGCACCGGAAGAATTCCGGCGTATCCGGCTGGACACGATGATCGGCATGGCCTTCTCAAACCTCATCGCGCTTTCCATCATCGTGACGACCGCGGCGACGCTTCACGCCCAGGGCAAGACCGACATCGAAAGTTCGGCGCAAGCGGCGGAAGCCTTGAAGCCGATCGCAGGTCCTTTCGCCGAGCTCATCTTCGCGCTCGGCATCGTCGGGACCGGACTGTTGGCGATCCCTGTCCTGGCCGGCTCAACTGCATACGCCATTGGCGAAGGGCGTCGCTGGAAGGTCGGTCTGTCCCGTAAGCCGAAGGAGGCCATCGCGTTCTACTCCGTGCTGGCACTTTCGGGGTTCTGCGGTATCGGGCTCAACTTCACCCCGATTGATCCGATCAAAGCCCTCTATTGGAGCGCTGTGGTCAACGGAGTGCTGGCCGCGCCTGTGATGGTCCTTCTGATGGTGCTCGTCCGGCGACCGAAGGTCATGGGCAAGCTTGTCGTCACCGGGCCCTTGTACTGGTTGGGCTGGGCGGCGACCGCCGCGATGGCTCTCTGCATCGTTGGCATGGTCGCCACGATGTTCATGGGCTCGTCGTCTTAG